A section of the Aricia agestis chromosome 4, ilAriAges1.1, whole genome shotgun sequence genome encodes:
- the LOC121726241 gene encoding transmembrane protein 245 isoform X1 produces MQQSPFENIFSIIGGITEGNEKPMKHGFYNAFALFVLAICCAAVYVLFLILEPFFKPLFWALLVGSLLHPFKYRLSRKIKTWFENLDKSDSSMVVALMVTPFSVINYASDTVGNQFRKHYKTIIAIMSAVFILPWLYNAIPRSLCCIFWQLSSFIGFSTTLLINVCSSYITLTIAIAYIISVYTLWSPSNSGFFRLTSHVLWLVIASFLSNIAGSYRVYMFVLLQSTAVTGFTLEVLHVHKQLQLQDPEASIITALHDVLTCTNSSIKKLEDEKIDEKPEDTIPEVDSEKESTPDIDTPTTPEGDLMGKRGSWAAGNDENPIRNVRQAKMLFKTRTMSALPLGKMKTKNDSRLLSYRQQSLDDNYIRNNFTDDETALYFKLLFSACFCMLVWKHIWLLPVMLFFLAIHILKNLLNFFGVWLFFEKHLNNVVSKVRKWWDERQSALLPAQIRGVGRMMSICNRSVKDMAYESVDTVSTCIVIVGLILFLTVAIVFICIQIYSEAIVVVQLSGSLLNSTFVQNSELHAYLPEGWEEKLDSLIDNAYTYGREGISTGIMRYVKSILREGDPEKIAKVEQQVLEIWDRVYQSWVSGHFAATTGPQVDGTAVQDSWDNFVSDVTAMPESPTLWSTMLKQVYESIFSSNMFDYSGLVSWVRANVGTLSALATGVWAPLASNVSLLAGSLGAVTSLLLSGSGAIINMFINLVVFFTTLFYLLASSSAFYKPVEVITRVQPNFGSRLGIALSVAINQVFRASFKMALFYGLWTWLVHNFFGAKVVYLPSVLAAVLGAAPFLGPYLAGLPAGLDVWLQGRPAAACALLVAQAAPIAFLDAAVYAEIKDGGHPYVTGLAIAGGIFYLGPEGAILGPLLLCCLMVVLNMSSTFLRDTPAEERAALHSRVRLGAYL; encoded by the exons ATGCAGCAATCTCCGTTTGAAAATATCTTCAGTATAATCGGTGGGATAACCGAAGGCAACGAAAAGCCAATGAAACATGGATTTTACAATGCGTTTGCGTTATTCGTTCTTGCTATTTGCTGTGCTGCTGTGTATGTGCTATTTCTAATCCTGGAGCCTTTCTTCAAACCTCTGTTTTGGGCCTTACTCGTGGGATCGCTGCTCCACCCATTTAAGTATAGACTATCAAGAAAGATCAAAACATGGTTTGAGAATTTGGATAAAAGCGATAGTTCCATGGTAGTCGCGTTGATGGTCACACCCTTCAGTGTCATAAACTATGCCTCTGACACTGTCGGGAACCAGTTCAGAAAGCACTATAAG ACCATAATAGCCATAATGTCGGCAGTATTCATCCTGCCCTGGTTGTACAATGCCATACCGAGGAGTTTGTGCTGCATTTTCTGGCAGCTGAGCAGCTTTATTGGTTTCTCTACAACACTTTTGATCAATGTTTGCAGTTCTTACATT ACATTGACCATAGCCATAGCATATATCATCAGTGTTTACACTCTCTGGTCTCCGAGCAACTCAGGTTTTTTCCGCCTCACCTCCCATGTTCTCTGGCTTGTTATTGCCAGTTTTCTGTCCAACATAGCTGGGTCCTACCGAGTGTACATGTTTGTGCTGCTACAGTCGACTGCGGTGACAGGATTTACACTGGAAGTGTTACATGTCCACAAACAGTTACAGCTACAAG ATCCAGAAGCATCTATCATTACAGCATTGCATGATGTTCTGACATGCACTAATAGCAGCATTAAAAAACTAGAAGATGAAAAGATTGATGAAAAGCCAGAAGATACTATACCAGAAGTGGACAGCGAGAAAGAATCTACTCCAGATATCGACACCCCTACCACACCAGAGGGAGATTTGATGGGCAAAAGAGGAAGCTGGGCTGCAGGGAACGATGAGAATCCAATACGTAATGTCCGACAGGCCAAAATGCTCTTCAAGACTAGAACTATGTCAGCGCTACCATTGGGCAAGATGAAAACAAAGAATGATAGCCGCTTACTCTCCTACAGACAGCAATCACTAGACGATAACTATATTCGCAATAACTTTACCGATGATGAAACGGCTCtctatttcaaattattattttccgcCTGCTTTTGTATGCTGGTCTGGAAACATATTTGGTTGTTGCCTGTGATGTTATTTTTCTTAGCCATTCATATATTGAAGAATCTGTTAAATTTCTTTGGAGTTTGGCTATTCTTTGAAAAACATTTGAATAATGTGGTGTCTAAAGTTAGGAAGTGGTGGGATgaaag GCAATCGGCATTATTGCCGGCACAGATCCGCGGTGTCGGTCGTATGATGTCGATCTGCAATAGAAGCGTCAAGGACATGGCGTACGAGTCGGTGGACACGGTGTCCACTTGTATCGTCATTGTCGGCCTCATACTGTTCCTCACCGTGGCCATTGTCTTCATTTGTATACAG ATATACTCTGAAGCTATAGTGGTTGTCCAACTCAGTGGCAGCCTACTGAACAGTACATTCGTACAGAACAGTGAACTACATGCATACTTGCCCGAAGGCTGGGAAGAGAAGCTAGATTCTCTCATTGACAACGCTTACACGTACGGCAGGGAAGGAATCTCAACAGGT ATTATGAGATAT GTGAAGAGTATACTCCGCGAGGGTGACCCTGAGAAGATAGCGAAGGTGGAACAGCAGGTGCTGGAGATATGGGACAGGGTGTACCAGAGCTGGGTGTCCGGACACTTCGCCGCTACCACCGGGCCGCAGGTCGACGGGACCGCCGTGCAGGACTCGTGGGACAACTTCGTCAGTGACGTCACGGCTATGCCAG AATCACCAACACTTTGGTCCACAATGTTAAAACAAGTGTATGAAAGTATTTTCTCTTCGA ACATGTTCGACTACAGCGGGCTGGTGTCGTGGGTGCGCGCGAACGTGGGCACGCTGAGCGCGCTGGCGACGGGCGTGTGGGCGCCGCTCGCCAGCAACGTGTCGCTGCTGGCGGGCTCGCTCGGCGCGGTCACGTCGCTGCTGCTCAGCGGTAGCGGCGCCATCATCAACATGTTCATCAACCTG GTGGTGTTCTTCACGACGCTGTTCTACCTGCTGGCGTCGAGCAGCGCGTTCTACAAGCCGGTGGAGGTGATCACGCGCGTGCAGCCCAACTTCGGCTCGCGGCTCGGCATCGCGCTCTCTGTTGCCATTAATCAG GTGTTCCGTGCGTCGTTCAAGATGGCGCTGTTCTATGGGCTGTGGACGTGGCTGGTGCACAACTTCTTCGGGGCTAAGGTCGTCTACTTGCCTTCAG TTCTAGCAGCAGTGCTCGGCGCGGCGCCGTTCCTTGGCCCGTATTTAGCGGGCCTGCCGGCGGGGCTCGACGTGTGGCTGCAGGGCCGGCCCGCCGCGGCGTGCGCGCTGCTCGTGGCTCAGGCCGCGCCCATCGCCTTCCTAGACGCGGCCGTGTACGCTGAGATTAAAGA CGGTGGTCACCCGTACGTGACGGGTCTGGCAATAGCCGGCGGCATATTTTACCTGGGGCCGGAGGGCGCGATCCTGGGCCCGCTGCTGCTATGCTGCCTCATGGTGGTCCTCAACATGTCATCCACCTTCCTGCGCGACACGCCCGCCGAGGAGCGCGCGGCGCTGCACTCGCGCGTCAG
- the LOC121726241 gene encoding transmembrane protein 245 isoform X3, which yields MQQSPFENIFSIIGGITEGNEKPMKHGFYNAFALFVLAICCAAVYVLFLILEPFFKPLFWALLVGSLLHPFKYRLSRKIKTWFENLDKSDSSMVVALMVTPFSVINYASDTVGNQFRKHYKTIIAIMSAVFILPWLYNAIPRSLCCIFWQLSSFIGFSTTLLINVCSSYITLTIAIAYIISVYTLWSPSNSGFFRLTSHVLWLVIASFLSNIAGSYRVYMFVLLQSTAVTGFTLEVLHVHKQLQLQDPEASIITALHDVLTCTNSSIKKLEDEKIDEKPEDTIPEVDSEKESTPDIDTPTTPEGDLMGKRGSWAAGNDENPIRNVRQAKMLFKTRTMSALPLGKMKTKNDSRLLSYRQQSLDDNYIRNNFTDDETALYFKLLFSACFCMLVWKHIWLLPVMLFFLAIHILKNLLNFFGVWLFFEKHLNNVVSKVRKWWDERQSALLPAQIRGVGRMMSICNRSVKDMAYESVDTVSTCIVIVGLILFLTVAIVFICIQIYSEAIVVVQLSGSLLNSTFVQNSELHAYLPEGWEEKLDSLIDNAYTYGREGISTGIMRYVKSILREGDPEKIAKVEQQVLEIWDRVYQSWVSGHFAATTGPQVDGTAVQDSWDNFVSDVTAMPDMFDYSGLVSWVRANVGTLSALATGVWAPLASNVSLLAGSLGAVTSLLLSGSGAIINMFINLVVFFTTLFYLLASSSAFYKPVEVITRVQPNFGSRLGIALSVAINQVFRASFKMALFYGLWTWLVHNFFGAKVVYLPSVLAAVLGAAPFLGPYLAGLPAGLDVWLQGRPAAACALLVAQAAPIAFLDAAVYAEIKDGGHPYVTGLAIAGGIFYLGPEGAILGPLLLCCLMVVLNMSSTFLRDTPAEERAALHSRVRLGAYL from the exons ATGCAGCAATCTCCGTTTGAAAATATCTTCAGTATAATCGGTGGGATAACCGAAGGCAACGAAAAGCCAATGAAACATGGATTTTACAATGCGTTTGCGTTATTCGTTCTTGCTATTTGCTGTGCTGCTGTGTATGTGCTATTTCTAATCCTGGAGCCTTTCTTCAAACCTCTGTTTTGGGCCTTACTCGTGGGATCGCTGCTCCACCCATTTAAGTATAGACTATCAAGAAAGATCAAAACATGGTTTGAGAATTTGGATAAAAGCGATAGTTCCATGGTAGTCGCGTTGATGGTCACACCCTTCAGTGTCATAAACTATGCCTCTGACACTGTCGGGAACCAGTTCAGAAAGCACTATAAG ACCATAATAGCCATAATGTCGGCAGTATTCATCCTGCCCTGGTTGTACAATGCCATACCGAGGAGTTTGTGCTGCATTTTCTGGCAGCTGAGCAGCTTTATTGGTTTCTCTACAACACTTTTGATCAATGTTTGCAGTTCTTACATT ACATTGACCATAGCCATAGCATATATCATCAGTGTTTACACTCTCTGGTCTCCGAGCAACTCAGGTTTTTTCCGCCTCACCTCCCATGTTCTCTGGCTTGTTATTGCCAGTTTTCTGTCCAACATAGCTGGGTCCTACCGAGTGTACATGTTTGTGCTGCTACAGTCGACTGCGGTGACAGGATTTACACTGGAAGTGTTACATGTCCACAAACAGTTACAGCTACAAG ATCCAGAAGCATCTATCATTACAGCATTGCATGATGTTCTGACATGCACTAATAGCAGCATTAAAAAACTAGAAGATGAAAAGATTGATGAAAAGCCAGAAGATACTATACCAGAAGTGGACAGCGAGAAAGAATCTACTCCAGATATCGACACCCCTACCACACCAGAGGGAGATTTGATGGGCAAAAGAGGAAGCTGGGCTGCAGGGAACGATGAGAATCCAATACGTAATGTCCGACAGGCCAAAATGCTCTTCAAGACTAGAACTATGTCAGCGCTACCATTGGGCAAGATGAAAACAAAGAATGATAGCCGCTTACTCTCCTACAGACAGCAATCACTAGACGATAACTATATTCGCAATAACTTTACCGATGATGAAACGGCTCtctatttcaaattattattttccgcCTGCTTTTGTATGCTGGTCTGGAAACATATTTGGTTGTTGCCTGTGATGTTATTTTTCTTAGCCATTCATATATTGAAGAATCTGTTAAATTTCTTTGGAGTTTGGCTATTCTTTGAAAAACATTTGAATAATGTGGTGTCTAAAGTTAGGAAGTGGTGGGATgaaag GCAATCGGCATTATTGCCGGCACAGATCCGCGGTGTCGGTCGTATGATGTCGATCTGCAATAGAAGCGTCAAGGACATGGCGTACGAGTCGGTGGACACGGTGTCCACTTGTATCGTCATTGTCGGCCTCATACTGTTCCTCACCGTGGCCATTGTCTTCATTTGTATACAG ATATACTCTGAAGCTATAGTGGTTGTCCAACTCAGTGGCAGCCTACTGAACAGTACATTCGTACAGAACAGTGAACTACATGCATACTTGCCCGAAGGCTGGGAAGAGAAGCTAGATTCTCTCATTGACAACGCTTACACGTACGGCAGGGAAGGAATCTCAACAGGT ATTATGAGATAT GTGAAGAGTATACTCCGCGAGGGTGACCCTGAGAAGATAGCGAAGGTGGAACAGCAGGTGCTGGAGATATGGGACAGGGTGTACCAGAGCTGGGTGTCCGGACACTTCGCCGCTACCACCGGGCCGCAGGTCGACGGGACCGCCGTGCAGGACTCGTGGGACAACTTCGTCAGTGACGTCACGGCTATGCCAG ACATGTTCGACTACAGCGGGCTGGTGTCGTGGGTGCGCGCGAACGTGGGCACGCTGAGCGCGCTGGCGACGGGCGTGTGGGCGCCGCTCGCCAGCAACGTGTCGCTGCTGGCGGGCTCGCTCGGCGCGGTCACGTCGCTGCTGCTCAGCGGTAGCGGCGCCATCATCAACATGTTCATCAACCTG GTGGTGTTCTTCACGACGCTGTTCTACCTGCTGGCGTCGAGCAGCGCGTTCTACAAGCCGGTGGAGGTGATCACGCGCGTGCAGCCCAACTTCGGCTCGCGGCTCGGCATCGCGCTCTCTGTTGCCATTAATCAG GTGTTCCGTGCGTCGTTCAAGATGGCGCTGTTCTATGGGCTGTGGACGTGGCTGGTGCACAACTTCTTCGGGGCTAAGGTCGTCTACTTGCCTTCAG TTCTAGCAGCAGTGCTCGGCGCGGCGCCGTTCCTTGGCCCGTATTTAGCGGGCCTGCCGGCGGGGCTCGACGTGTGGCTGCAGGGCCGGCCCGCCGCGGCGTGCGCGCTGCTCGTGGCTCAGGCCGCGCCCATCGCCTTCCTAGACGCGGCCGTGTACGCTGAGATTAAAGA CGGTGGTCACCCGTACGTGACGGGTCTGGCAATAGCCGGCGGCATATTTTACCTGGGGCCGGAGGGCGCGATCCTGGGCCCGCTGCTGCTATGCTGCCTCATGGTGGTCCTCAACATGTCATCCACCTTCCTGCGCGACACGCCCGCCGAGGAGCGCGCGGCGCTGCACTCGCGCGTCAG
- the LOC121726241 gene encoding transmembrane protein 245 isoform X2 yields MQQSPFENIFSIIGGITEGNEKPMKHGFYNAFALFVLAICCAAVYVLFLILEPFFKPLFWALLVGSLLHPFKYRLSRKIKTWFENLDKSDSSMVVALMVTPFSVINYASDTVGNQFRKHYKTIIAIMSAVFILPWLYNAIPRSLCCIFWQLSSFIGFSTTLLINVCSSYITLTIAIAYIISVYTLWSPSNSGFFRLTSHVLWLVIASFLSNIAGSYRVYMFVLLQSTAVTGFTLEVLHVHKQLQLQDPEASIITALHDVLTCTNSSIKKLEDEKIDEKPEDTIPEVDSEKESTPDIDTPTTPEGDLMGKRGSWAAGNDENPIRNVRQAKMLFKTRTMSALPLGKMKTKNDSRLLSYRQQSLDDNYIRNNFTDDETALYFKLLFSACFCMLVWKHIWLLPVMLFFLAIHILKNLLNFFGVWLFFEKHLNNVVSKVRKWWDERQSALLPAQIRGVGRMMSICNRSVKDMAYESVDTVSTCIVIVGLILFLTVAIVFICIQIYSEAIVVVQLSGSLLNSTFVQNSELHAYLPEGWEEKLDSLIDNAYTYGREGISTGVKSILREGDPEKIAKVEQQVLEIWDRVYQSWVSGHFAATTGPQVDGTAVQDSWDNFVSDVTAMPESPTLWSTMLKQVYESIFSSNMFDYSGLVSWVRANVGTLSALATGVWAPLASNVSLLAGSLGAVTSLLLSGSGAIINMFINLVVFFTTLFYLLASSSAFYKPVEVITRVQPNFGSRLGIALSVAINQVFRASFKMALFYGLWTWLVHNFFGAKVVYLPSVLAAVLGAAPFLGPYLAGLPAGLDVWLQGRPAAACALLVAQAAPIAFLDAAVYAEIKDGGHPYVTGLAIAGGIFYLGPEGAILGPLLLCCLMVVLNMSSTFLRDTPAEERAALHSRVRLGAYL; encoded by the exons ATGCAGCAATCTCCGTTTGAAAATATCTTCAGTATAATCGGTGGGATAACCGAAGGCAACGAAAAGCCAATGAAACATGGATTTTACAATGCGTTTGCGTTATTCGTTCTTGCTATTTGCTGTGCTGCTGTGTATGTGCTATTTCTAATCCTGGAGCCTTTCTTCAAACCTCTGTTTTGGGCCTTACTCGTGGGATCGCTGCTCCACCCATTTAAGTATAGACTATCAAGAAAGATCAAAACATGGTTTGAGAATTTGGATAAAAGCGATAGTTCCATGGTAGTCGCGTTGATGGTCACACCCTTCAGTGTCATAAACTATGCCTCTGACACTGTCGGGAACCAGTTCAGAAAGCACTATAAG ACCATAATAGCCATAATGTCGGCAGTATTCATCCTGCCCTGGTTGTACAATGCCATACCGAGGAGTTTGTGCTGCATTTTCTGGCAGCTGAGCAGCTTTATTGGTTTCTCTACAACACTTTTGATCAATGTTTGCAGTTCTTACATT ACATTGACCATAGCCATAGCATATATCATCAGTGTTTACACTCTCTGGTCTCCGAGCAACTCAGGTTTTTTCCGCCTCACCTCCCATGTTCTCTGGCTTGTTATTGCCAGTTTTCTGTCCAACATAGCTGGGTCCTACCGAGTGTACATGTTTGTGCTGCTACAGTCGACTGCGGTGACAGGATTTACACTGGAAGTGTTACATGTCCACAAACAGTTACAGCTACAAG ATCCAGAAGCATCTATCATTACAGCATTGCATGATGTTCTGACATGCACTAATAGCAGCATTAAAAAACTAGAAGATGAAAAGATTGATGAAAAGCCAGAAGATACTATACCAGAAGTGGACAGCGAGAAAGAATCTACTCCAGATATCGACACCCCTACCACACCAGAGGGAGATTTGATGGGCAAAAGAGGAAGCTGGGCTGCAGGGAACGATGAGAATCCAATACGTAATGTCCGACAGGCCAAAATGCTCTTCAAGACTAGAACTATGTCAGCGCTACCATTGGGCAAGATGAAAACAAAGAATGATAGCCGCTTACTCTCCTACAGACAGCAATCACTAGACGATAACTATATTCGCAATAACTTTACCGATGATGAAACGGCTCtctatttcaaattattattttccgcCTGCTTTTGTATGCTGGTCTGGAAACATATTTGGTTGTTGCCTGTGATGTTATTTTTCTTAGCCATTCATATATTGAAGAATCTGTTAAATTTCTTTGGAGTTTGGCTATTCTTTGAAAAACATTTGAATAATGTGGTGTCTAAAGTTAGGAAGTGGTGGGATgaaag GCAATCGGCATTATTGCCGGCACAGATCCGCGGTGTCGGTCGTATGATGTCGATCTGCAATAGAAGCGTCAAGGACATGGCGTACGAGTCGGTGGACACGGTGTCCACTTGTATCGTCATTGTCGGCCTCATACTGTTCCTCACCGTGGCCATTGTCTTCATTTGTATACAG ATATACTCTGAAGCTATAGTGGTTGTCCAACTCAGTGGCAGCCTACTGAACAGTACATTCGTACAGAACAGTGAACTACATGCATACTTGCCCGAAGGCTGGGAAGAGAAGCTAGATTCTCTCATTGACAACGCTTACACGTACGGCAGGGAAGGAATCTCAACAGGT GTGAAGAGTATACTCCGCGAGGGTGACCCTGAGAAGATAGCGAAGGTGGAACAGCAGGTGCTGGAGATATGGGACAGGGTGTACCAGAGCTGGGTGTCCGGACACTTCGCCGCTACCACCGGGCCGCAGGTCGACGGGACCGCCGTGCAGGACTCGTGGGACAACTTCGTCAGTGACGTCACGGCTATGCCAG AATCACCAACACTTTGGTCCACAATGTTAAAACAAGTGTATGAAAGTATTTTCTCTTCGA ACATGTTCGACTACAGCGGGCTGGTGTCGTGGGTGCGCGCGAACGTGGGCACGCTGAGCGCGCTGGCGACGGGCGTGTGGGCGCCGCTCGCCAGCAACGTGTCGCTGCTGGCGGGCTCGCTCGGCGCGGTCACGTCGCTGCTGCTCAGCGGTAGCGGCGCCATCATCAACATGTTCATCAACCTG GTGGTGTTCTTCACGACGCTGTTCTACCTGCTGGCGTCGAGCAGCGCGTTCTACAAGCCGGTGGAGGTGATCACGCGCGTGCAGCCCAACTTCGGCTCGCGGCTCGGCATCGCGCTCTCTGTTGCCATTAATCAG GTGTTCCGTGCGTCGTTCAAGATGGCGCTGTTCTATGGGCTGTGGACGTGGCTGGTGCACAACTTCTTCGGGGCTAAGGTCGTCTACTTGCCTTCAG TTCTAGCAGCAGTGCTCGGCGCGGCGCCGTTCCTTGGCCCGTATTTAGCGGGCCTGCCGGCGGGGCTCGACGTGTGGCTGCAGGGCCGGCCCGCCGCGGCGTGCGCGCTGCTCGTGGCTCAGGCCGCGCCCATCGCCTTCCTAGACGCGGCCGTGTACGCTGAGATTAAAGA CGGTGGTCACCCGTACGTGACGGGTCTGGCAATAGCCGGCGGCATATTTTACCTGGGGCCGGAGGGCGCGATCCTGGGCCCGCTGCTGCTATGCTGCCTCATGGTGGTCCTCAACATGTCATCCACCTTCCTGCGCGACACGCCCGCCGAGGAGCGCGCGGCGCTGCACTCGCGCGTCAG
- the LOC121726241 gene encoding transmembrane protein 245 isoform X4: MQQSPFENIFSIIGGITEGNEKPMKHGFYNAFALFVLAICCAAVYVLFLILEPFFKPLFWALLVGSLLHPFKYRLSRKIKTWFENLDKSDSSMVVALMVTPFSVINYASDTVGNQFRKHYKTIIAIMSAVFILPWLYNAIPRSLCCIFWQLSSFIGFSTTLLINVCSSYITLTIAIAYIISVYTLWSPSNSGFFRLTSHVLWLVIASFLSNIAGSYRVYMFVLLQSTAVTGFTLEVLHVHKQLQLQDPEASIITALHDVLTCTNSSIKKLEDEKIDEKPEDTIPEVDSEKESTPDIDTPTTPEGDLMGKRGSWAAGNDENPIRNVRQAKMLFKTRTMSALPLGKMKTKNDSRLLSYRQQSLDDNYIRNNFTDDETALYFKLLFSACFCMLVWKHIWLLPVMLFFLAIHILKNLLNFFGVWLFFEKHLNNVVSKVRKWWDERQSALLPAQIRGVGRMMSICNRSVKDMAYESVDTVSTCIVIVGLILFLTVAIVFICIQIYSEAIVVVQLSGSLLNSTFVQNSELHAYLPEGWEEKLDSLIDNAYTYGREGISTGVKSILREGDPEKIAKVEQQVLEIWDRVYQSWVSGHFAATTGPQVDGTAVQDSWDNFVSDVTAMPDMFDYSGLVSWVRANVGTLSALATGVWAPLASNVSLLAGSLGAVTSLLLSGSGAIINMFINLVVFFTTLFYLLASSSAFYKPVEVITRVQPNFGSRLGIALSVAINQVFRASFKMALFYGLWTWLVHNFFGAKVVYLPSVLAAVLGAAPFLGPYLAGLPAGLDVWLQGRPAAACALLVAQAAPIAFLDAAVYAEIKDGGHPYVTGLAIAGGIFYLGPEGAILGPLLLCCLMVVLNMSSTFLRDTPAEERAALHSRVRLGAYL; this comes from the exons ATGCAGCAATCTCCGTTTGAAAATATCTTCAGTATAATCGGTGGGATAACCGAAGGCAACGAAAAGCCAATGAAACATGGATTTTACAATGCGTTTGCGTTATTCGTTCTTGCTATTTGCTGTGCTGCTGTGTATGTGCTATTTCTAATCCTGGAGCCTTTCTTCAAACCTCTGTTTTGGGCCTTACTCGTGGGATCGCTGCTCCACCCATTTAAGTATAGACTATCAAGAAAGATCAAAACATGGTTTGAGAATTTGGATAAAAGCGATAGTTCCATGGTAGTCGCGTTGATGGTCACACCCTTCAGTGTCATAAACTATGCCTCTGACACTGTCGGGAACCAGTTCAGAAAGCACTATAAG ACCATAATAGCCATAATGTCGGCAGTATTCATCCTGCCCTGGTTGTACAATGCCATACCGAGGAGTTTGTGCTGCATTTTCTGGCAGCTGAGCAGCTTTATTGGTTTCTCTACAACACTTTTGATCAATGTTTGCAGTTCTTACATT ACATTGACCATAGCCATAGCATATATCATCAGTGTTTACACTCTCTGGTCTCCGAGCAACTCAGGTTTTTTCCGCCTCACCTCCCATGTTCTCTGGCTTGTTATTGCCAGTTTTCTGTCCAACATAGCTGGGTCCTACCGAGTGTACATGTTTGTGCTGCTACAGTCGACTGCGGTGACAGGATTTACACTGGAAGTGTTACATGTCCACAAACAGTTACAGCTACAAG ATCCAGAAGCATCTATCATTACAGCATTGCATGATGTTCTGACATGCACTAATAGCAGCATTAAAAAACTAGAAGATGAAAAGATTGATGAAAAGCCAGAAGATACTATACCAGAAGTGGACAGCGAGAAAGAATCTACTCCAGATATCGACACCCCTACCACACCAGAGGGAGATTTGATGGGCAAAAGAGGAAGCTGGGCTGCAGGGAACGATGAGAATCCAATACGTAATGTCCGACAGGCCAAAATGCTCTTCAAGACTAGAACTATGTCAGCGCTACCATTGGGCAAGATGAAAACAAAGAATGATAGCCGCTTACTCTCCTACAGACAGCAATCACTAGACGATAACTATATTCGCAATAACTTTACCGATGATGAAACGGCTCtctatttcaaattattattttccgcCTGCTTTTGTATGCTGGTCTGGAAACATATTTGGTTGTTGCCTGTGATGTTATTTTTCTTAGCCATTCATATATTGAAGAATCTGTTAAATTTCTTTGGAGTTTGGCTATTCTTTGAAAAACATTTGAATAATGTGGTGTCTAAAGTTAGGAAGTGGTGGGATgaaag GCAATCGGCATTATTGCCGGCACAGATCCGCGGTGTCGGTCGTATGATGTCGATCTGCAATAGAAGCGTCAAGGACATGGCGTACGAGTCGGTGGACACGGTGTCCACTTGTATCGTCATTGTCGGCCTCATACTGTTCCTCACCGTGGCCATTGTCTTCATTTGTATACAG ATATACTCTGAAGCTATAGTGGTTGTCCAACTCAGTGGCAGCCTACTGAACAGTACATTCGTACAGAACAGTGAACTACATGCATACTTGCCCGAAGGCTGGGAAGAGAAGCTAGATTCTCTCATTGACAACGCTTACACGTACGGCAGGGAAGGAATCTCAACAGGT GTGAAGAGTATACTCCGCGAGGGTGACCCTGAGAAGATAGCGAAGGTGGAACAGCAGGTGCTGGAGATATGGGACAGGGTGTACCAGAGCTGGGTGTCCGGACACTTCGCCGCTACCACCGGGCCGCAGGTCGACGGGACCGCCGTGCAGGACTCGTGGGACAACTTCGTCAGTGACGTCACGGCTATGCCAG ACATGTTCGACTACAGCGGGCTGGTGTCGTGGGTGCGCGCGAACGTGGGCACGCTGAGCGCGCTGGCGACGGGCGTGTGGGCGCCGCTCGCCAGCAACGTGTCGCTGCTGGCGGGCTCGCTCGGCGCGGTCACGTCGCTGCTGCTCAGCGGTAGCGGCGCCATCATCAACATGTTCATCAACCTG GTGGTGTTCTTCACGACGCTGTTCTACCTGCTGGCGTCGAGCAGCGCGTTCTACAAGCCGGTGGAGGTGATCACGCGCGTGCAGCCCAACTTCGGCTCGCGGCTCGGCATCGCGCTCTCTGTTGCCATTAATCAG GTGTTCCGTGCGTCGTTCAAGATGGCGCTGTTCTATGGGCTGTGGACGTGGCTGGTGCACAACTTCTTCGGGGCTAAGGTCGTCTACTTGCCTTCAG TTCTAGCAGCAGTGCTCGGCGCGGCGCCGTTCCTTGGCCCGTATTTAGCGGGCCTGCCGGCGGGGCTCGACGTGTGGCTGCAGGGCCGGCCCGCCGCGGCGTGCGCGCTGCTCGTGGCTCAGGCCGCGCCCATCGCCTTCCTAGACGCGGCCGTGTACGCTGAGATTAAAGA CGGTGGTCACCCGTACGTGACGGGTCTGGCAATAGCCGGCGGCATATTTTACCTGGGGCCGGAGGGCGCGATCCTGGGCCCGCTGCTGCTATGCTGCCTCATGGTGGTCCTCAACATGTCATCCACCTTCCTGCGCGACACGCCCGCCGAGGAGCGCGCGGCGCTGCACTCGCGCGTCAG